A genomic region of Pogona vitticeps strain Pit_001003342236 chromosome 15, PviZW2.1, whole genome shotgun sequence contains the following coding sequences:
- the LOC110088463 gene encoding protein S100-A4 — protein MASPLEKALDVMVATFHNYSGKEGDKFSLNKNEMKELLLKELPGFIGKKKDEAAFQKIMSNLDVNKDNEVDFQEYAVFLACIAMACNDFFHGCPDKTPRTK, from the exons ATGGCGAGCCCCTTGGAGAAGGCGTTGGATGTGATGGTGGCGACGTTTCACAACTATTCCGGCAAAGAAGGCGACAAGTTCAGTCTGAACAAGAACGAAATGAAGGAGCTTCTTTTGAAGGAACTGCCCGGATTCATCGGC aaaaagaaagacgAAGCCGCCTTCCAGAAGATTATGAGCAACCTGGATGTCAACAAAGACAATGAGGTGGATTTCCAGGAATATGCCGTTTTCCTCGCCTGCATCGCTATGGCGTGCAACGATTTTTTCCACGGCTGCCCCGATAAAACACCAAGAACCAagtga
- the LOC110088454 gene encoding protein S100-A5, with amino-acid sequence METPLEKALATLVLTFHKYSGREGNKFTLSKRELKELVKNELALGEKMKAGGINQLMETLDKNKDEEIDFKEYTGFLSALCMTYNDFFQQDAK; translated from the exons ATGGAGACGCCTTTGGAGAAAGCCCTGGCCACATTGGTGTTAACTTTCCACAAGTACTCGGGCAGAGAAGGGAACAAATTTACTCTCAGCAAGAGAGAATTGAAGGAACTGGTGAAGAATGAGCTGGCTTTGGGAGAG aagATGAAGGCCGGGGGAATCAACCAGTTGATGGAGACGCTGGACAAGAATAAGGACGAGGAGATAGACTTCAAGGAGTACACAGGATTCCTTTCTGCCCTCTGCATGACCTACAATGATTTTTTCCAGCAGGATGCAAAATAA
- the S100A6 gene encoding protein S100-A6, whose translation MAAPLDQGIGLLITIFHKYACKEGNKNTLSKKELKELIQNEMTIGPKLNDAEIKGLMDDLDRDKDSEVNFQEYCTFLAAIAMIYNEALKQ comes from the exons ATGGCAGCTCCACTTGATCAAGGCATCGGTCTTCTGATTACCATCTTCCACAAATATGCCTGCAAAGAAGGGAATAAAAATACCCTGAGTAAGAAGGAATTGAAAGAGCTGATCCAGAACGAAATGACCATTGGACCC AAATTGAACGATGCAGAGATCAAGGGACTGATGGACGATCTGGACCGGGACAAAGACAGTGAAGTGAATTTCCAAGAATACTGTACTTTCTTGGCTGCTATAGCCATGATTTACAATGAAGCGCTTAAGCAGTAG
- the LOC110088464 gene encoding protein S100-A2, producing MDTPLEEALGVMIDTFHKYSCREGDKYKLNKAEMKELILNELPIFVRGKVDEAGLENLMEKLDRNRDEQLDFQEYAVFVALAASLCNEYFLECADESNRKR from the exons ATGGATACCCCTCTCGAAGAAGCTCTCGGGGTGATGATCGACACATTTCACAAATATTCCTGCCGGGAAGGCGACAAATACAAGCTGAACAAAGCCGAGATGAAGGAGCTGATCCTCAACGAGCTGCCCATCTTTGTCAGG GGAAAGGTTGATGAGGCCGGGTTGGAGAACCTGATGGAGAAACTCGATCGCAACCGGGACGAACAGCTGGATTTCCAGGAGTACGCGGTCTTCGTAGCGCTGGCGGCTTCGCTTTGTAATGAGTACTTTCTGGAGTGCGCTGACGAGAGCAACCGCAAAAGATGA
- the LOC140702863 gene encoding protein S100-A2-like → MEDLHSLGKALGVLACTFQRYCREEGTRNTLSLGGMKALLENELPSLQLLEIKDRALDELLVLLDENQDHRVDFEEYIRFVTSACTFFHDFFNESPAVQPRVTADRDGARDPQGAGVCSEVRPESREGESEDLDAAEKEKDESL, encoded by the exons ATGGAGGACCTTCATTCTCTCGGGAAGGCCCTCGGAGTGCTGGCGTGCACCTTCCAACGTTACTGCCGGGAAGAAGGCACCAGAAACACGCTCAGTCTGGGGGGGATGAAGGCGCTTTTGGAGAACGAACTCCCCAGCCTCCAACTT TTGGAAATCAAAGACAGGGCTCTCGATGAGCTCTTGGTGCTGCTGGACGAGAACCAGGACCATCGTGTGGACTTCGAGGAGTACATCCGTTTTGTGACCTCAGCCTGCACCTTCTTCCACGACTTCTTCAACGAAAGCCCTGCGGTCCAGCCACGAGTGACGGCCGACCGAGACGGGGCCCGAGACCCCCAGGGGGCTGGGGTGTGCTCAGAAGTGAGGCCCGAGAGCAGGGAGGGCGAGTCAGAGGATTTGGATGCGGCCGAGAAAGAGAAGGACGAAAGCCTGTGA